One region of Pseudomonas sp. B21-040 genomic DNA includes:
- a CDS encoding response regulator yields the protein MEQEAWQVLIVEDDRRLAELTRDYLEANGLRVSIEGNGALAAARIIKEKPDLVILDLMLPGEDGLSICRKVRDKYDGPILMLTARTDDTDQILGLDLGADDYVCKPVRPRLLLARIQALLRRSEGPEASPEKQRRLQFGPLVVDNALREAWLHDNGIELTSAEFDLLWLLVANAGRILSREEIFTALRGIGYDGQDRSIDVRISRIRPKIGDDPEHPRLIKTIRSKGYLFVPEACVDPSL from the coding sequence GTGGAGCAAGAAGCCTGGCAGGTATTGATTGTGGAGGACGACCGGCGTCTGGCCGAACTGACCCGCGACTACCTGGAAGCCAATGGCCTGCGCGTCTCGATCGAGGGCAATGGTGCGCTGGCGGCGGCACGTATCATCAAGGAGAAACCGGACCTGGTGATTCTCGACCTGATGCTGCCTGGCGAAGACGGCCTGAGCATCTGCCGCAAGGTCCGCGACAAGTATGACGGGCCGATCCTGATGCTCACCGCCCGCACCGACGACACCGATCAGATCCTCGGCCTCGACCTCGGTGCCGACGATTACGTGTGCAAGCCGGTGCGTCCGCGCCTGTTGCTGGCGCGCATCCAGGCGTTGTTGCGCCGCAGTGAAGGCCCCGAAGCCTCTCCGGAAAAACAACGGCGCCTGCAGTTCGGCCCGCTGGTGGTGGACAACGCGTTGCGTGAAGCCTGGTTGCATGACAACGGCATCGAACTGACCAGCGCCGAGTTCGACCTGCTCTGGTTGTTGGTGGCCAACGCCGGGCGGATCCTGTCTCGCGAAGAGATTTTCACCGCGCTGCGCGGTATCGGCTATGACGGCCAGGACCGTTCCATCGATGTGCGGATCTCGCGCATCCGCCCGAAAATCGGCGATGACCCGGAACACCCGCGGCTGATCAAAACCATCCGCAGCAAGGGCTATCTGTTTGTGCCTGAAGCCTGTGTAGATCCGTCGCTGTGA
- a CDS encoding ATP-binding protein produces the protein MNSIFLRIYGGMCAALVLVAVLGVLALHLLNEVRSEQYRERLAHGTFSLMADNLKPMNETERHRALLVWERLLGIPLALTTFAQTDLDLTQRTRVLRGQALVEQTGPHAAKVYRLVNDKEQLVLTGEVQQISEQLARATIYLLVDELVRYPVAEQPERLALLKEDKGFGFDLRLVKVEQADMDEDQSRRVSEGDTVMALGKGGDSIRVFAGMVGTPWVLEIGPLYQMNPYPPEWLVLIAALGLSLIGLIVYLLVRQLERRLRGLEAAATRIAKGSLETRVPARGADSVGRLAAAFNGMAEHLQQLLAIQRELVRAVSHELRTPVARLRFGLEMIGSATTPQQLEKYCEGMDHDIEDLDKLVDEMLTYARLEQGSPALNFQRIDLDALVNQVIEELAPLRAEVTVQRGLCLSAADCDDAWVEAEPRYLHRAIQNLVSNAMRHAHSRVTVSYQVGQQRCRVDVEDDGPGVPELAWERIFTPFLRLDDSRTRASGGHGLGLSIVRRIIHWHDGRALISQSKSLGGACFSLSWPRNQEKR, from the coding sequence GTGAATTCGATATTCCTGCGCATTTATGGCGGCATGTGTGCGGCGCTGGTCCTGGTCGCCGTGCTGGGCGTGCTGGCGTTGCACTTGCTCAACGAAGTGCGCAGCGAGCAATACCGCGAGCGCCTGGCCCACGGTACGTTTTCGCTGATGGCCGACAACCTCAAGCCGATGAACGAAACCGAGCGCCACCGCGCCTTGCTGGTGTGGGAACGCTTGCTCGGCATTCCGTTGGCGCTGACCACGTTTGCCCAGACCGACCTCGACCTCACCCAGCGCACCCGTGTGCTGCGCGGTCAGGCGCTGGTGGAACAGACCGGCCCGCATGCGGCGAAGGTCTACCGACTGGTCAACGACAAGGAACAGTTGGTGCTCACCGGCGAGGTTCAGCAGATCAGCGAGCAACTGGCCCGGGCCACTATTTATTTGCTGGTCGATGAACTGGTGCGCTACCCGGTGGCTGAACAGCCCGAACGGCTGGCGCTGTTGAAAGAAGACAAAGGGTTTGGGTTTGACCTGCGCCTGGTCAAGGTCGAGCAGGCGGACATGGACGAGGACCAGAGCCGTCGTGTGTCCGAGGGTGACACCGTGATGGCGCTGGGCAAGGGCGGCGACTCGATCCGCGTGTTTGCCGGCATGGTCGGTACGCCGTGGGTACTGGAGATCGGCCCGCTGTACCAGATGAATCCTTATCCGCCCGAATGGCTGGTGTTGATCGCCGCCCTCGGTTTGAGCCTGATTGGCCTGATCGTTTACTTGTTGGTGCGGCAACTGGAGCGCCGGTTGCGCGGGCTGGAAGCGGCCGCCACGCGCATCGCCAAGGGTAGCCTGGAAACCCGCGTGCCGGCGCGCGGTGCCGACTCGGTGGGGCGACTGGCCGCCGCCTTCAACGGCATGGCCGAGCACTTGCAGCAATTGCTGGCGATCCAGCGTGAACTGGTGCGCGCCGTGTCCCACGAGTTGCGCACGCCGGTGGCGCGCCTGCGTTTCGGCCTGGAGATGATCGGCTCGGCCACCACGCCACAGCAGCTGGAAAAATACTGCGAGGGCATGGATCACGACATCGAGGACCTCGACAAACTGGTCGACGAGATGCTGACCTACGCGCGGCTGGAGCAGGGTTCGCCGGCGCTGAATTTCCAGCGGATTGATCTGGATGCGTTGGTCAATCAAGTGATCGAAGAACTGGCGCCGTTACGCGCCGAGGTCACGGTGCAGCGCGGCTTGTGTTTGTCGGCCGCCGATTGCGACGACGCCTGGGTCGAGGCCGAACCGCGTTACTTACATCGGGCCATTCAGAACCTGGTCAGCAACGCCATGCGTCACGCCCACTCACGGGTGACCGTCAGTTATCAGGTGGGGCAGCAGCGTTGTCGGGTGGACGTCGAGGATGACGGGCCGGGGGTGCCGGAGTTGGCCTGGGAGCGAATTTTCACGCCGTTCCTGCGCCTTGATGACAGCCGTACCCGCGCCTCGGGCGGGCATGGATTGGGGTTGTCGATCGTGCGGCGGATTATCCATTGGCATGACGGGCGGGCGTTGATCAGCCAGAGTAAAAGCCTGGGTGGGGCGTGTTTCAGCCTGAGTTGGCCGCGCAATCAGGAGAAGCGTTGA